The window GTTCTCTGAATTATTGCACATACAATGTACTGAATAATTAATCTGTGTTATTCTTGTATATGGAGAGAAAAAGATCTTGTATACGAAGGAAGAGTTGTGCATGCATCTAGCTAGTTAGTCGTAGAATGTATCTGAAAGTGACTTGCTAGTAATAGTAGATGTCTGATGCGTACGTCTAGCTGCCAGCTGGCATGAGAGTGACTGATAATGCAGTCAAGTGCAAACTGAAAACGAAATCTATGGGCAAGAACCTGGTGAAGCGATCAAATTATTTAATCATCATGAATCTTCATTATACCCTTTGAATTCtaaaaccacatgcttttgcGTCTACACAAACTTACTAATTATAACACACTTGCATGATCACTTGATTGTGATGCTGGCACCAACCAAGACGACCAATTATTATAACCAAATCTTGCATGTATACTACGTCCGtctaaaaatataagaatttatatatttaaaatttattcaacGATATAAATATTTAGAAGCTCTGATGCCAATACATGAAAAGCAATATATTTTTCATCCTAACAGGTATTTGGGAGGGAAATCTAagtaattcaaaatttaaaaaggtaACCATTGTGGTTATCGGAAAAGGGAATATTTCCCCCAACATTAGTATTTGCTAAACAATTTAGAAACGCTTATACTTTACGAGGGTATAATGATTTGAGCACTAATTGATTATTACCTTGAGATGATGATGGTGATTGGCATGGTCTAATTCTTGACGGAACTCATGCATGACCCAATCAGTCCTCTCACCCTTGGGGGCTCTCCCTCTGTAGAAAACGAGCGTCTTACGCATGCCAACCAGGGACCCTTTCCGGGTTATCTCCCGGTCTTTTCCGGTGGCCTTCCAGTACCCTGATTCAGTCGCTCTGTTTGTTCGTTGCCCTCTTGCGTACTTCCTGTCCTTGAGGTTGTAGAAGTACCATTCCTTCCCTCCAATGCAAGCAATCTCTACAtgaatgtatgtatgtacaGCCAATGCAAGTTTGTTACTCCACATGCATTTCGTTTgtaataataattatttgatAATTTAATGTATTATCATTTTTAGTTAGAGAGGCAAGAGAAGCTAAAAAAATGGACAGTAATTTAATTCAGAGTTTATTAGCACCTACTTCCCTGTttcaaaaatataagtatttctaggttgtttagcaAATATTAAGGTTAAGAAATCACTTTGGTGgtcaattttaaaaaaaatatggattgCTTATTAGAATCCCCTTCGAAGCGTGTCTGATTGGCTGGAAATGTATGGATTTCCATACATTAGAATCAATGTCAGAAATATTTACATTGTGGTATAAATTTTCGAAAATCCTTGAAAAATACTTGTATTTTGGAATGGTGAGAGTAATTAGCTAGGATATATGAAGAAGtttctagctatatataggtcAATGTTTTTTTGGGTACCTCACACACTAGGGATGTTTTAACAAGCAAACCGGCGGCTTTGCTTTCTGCAACAGTCTCTATCTTCAGTTTCTCTCTAGGTTCAGGCAAAACGGGAGGATATGCTATGGGTAGAGAGGAAGCTGCCAAACAAACTCTCTCGGCAAAAGGAATAATATTCAGTCTGTTATATGATGTGATGAGGAAGACGGCGACGAGTCAACAAGCAGGCAGGCGAGACGTGTAAATTTTGTTCTCATTATAGATACATTTTTCGATAATTAGATTGCATATAGCCTcatgaacagaaaaaaaaatataaatattagggaatgacctaatatcaaataattaggtCTCAGGTCATCTAGCCCACCACCCCGtgaagctagccggaagacccctagACGTTTCTCCTTACGAACAGAAAAGGTTCAGGTAGTTTCTTAATTGTGGAAGAATTAAATTCAGGTGGATTAATTTATCAGTGGAAAGAAATGAGAAATTAATTagtgagctagctagcttctgAAATTTCATGGATCGATCGAGTTAATCCAATTCCAAAATGCATTAtcgaaaataaattccaaaataCCTTTTGTCGATCATGCTTTGTCTAGTCACggtaaagaaaagaaacaacttATACTACATAAAGTTTGAAATCGAATTTAGGTCAGCTCATGGAGCTAGAGATGAGTTGAATCGGTCACCTCAACAACCATGCTTCGAGATGCATGAGGAACTAATACTACTAAACTTGCATCACATGcattatctaaaaagaaaaCCTTAATGTTCATCTTAcacatagaaaaattgaaaaatttaaattatgatGCTCACGAATATTATcggccccatcgtttggcttattcgtggaataagccaaacatcatatttgcaaacaaaaaataatttgtgaataaaacttttatatacatgttcttagcaaCCTAAAAGTAagaattgaaaaataaacttcaatgaaaaaaaacctaaaatcagcttcaaattcaagattgaaaattcaaattttacctgataaacataagtataagcgaaaatatTAGGCCATATGTGTATGGAGATATGCTTTCAGCAAGATTTTAATAAGATTGAGGATGTGACGCTggtttttatctctttaaacgTGTATTACGAGGTGCATTCGCGAGGTGCAAGTGTGGTGCTACGTGTGTAGTGGTCGTGTAGTGCAGCTGACGtgtaatcagaaaaaaaaaataacgtgcATCTTGCATGGACACACCACCATTATCATCACGTTGCATTTAGTAGAAAATGTAATACAGAAAAAGGCTACAAACGCCCAATACAAAATCAAGGAAATATGCATCCTATAGAATCAAACGTTAACGAGAATAAACAAAAACATGTAATTAACTCCAAAAAATGTCTTAACTCCTATAGAATCAGACGTTAACGAGAATCAACACAACTATCTATAAACTATATCAGAAAACAAACGGTTTTACCCTGCTAAATTAAACCACCAATAATTACACAGCTTTACAAGTGCTTGTGATGTGGTAGAAATCAAGACAATTTACTAGCTAGCAAAATCATGCAGGATGTATACCTGGGAGGTCCCATGGCTCGCACTTGTTGAGATCGACGTCGATCAGTGTCGGCGTCgggcagccggcgccggcggcgccgccgccgctcgccgcgccaccgtcgccggagCGGAGCTTGCCGGAGAGGTAGTCAACCACGAGTTCGTCGTCTCGAGGATGGAATCTGAACCCGGGAGGCAGCCTCGCCTCCACCATGCTCAAGCTCAACGACCAACTCATGCTGACAACCAAACATGCagagagaagaaggagagagaCAGGatatagcttagctagctagctagcactgtGTGATTATATATATACCAAGAGAAATGATCAAAGTTGGGGTAGCAAGCTAATTAAGACAGCCTAGTATCAAAGATAGATTAATTAGTTGAAGCCCAAGTCAGAAACTTCTATTCGTGACTAATCATGGAATTGAAGAGATGGAGGTTGTGTAATACtatctccgtattttaatgtatgacgatGTTGGCTTTTTtccaatatttgaccattcgctttattcaaaattttatataattattatttattttattgtaacttaattcatcatcaaatgttctttaagcatgacataaatatttttcatattttcacaaaaattttaaataaaacgaatggtcaaacgttgataaaaagttaacggcgtcatacattaaaatacggagggaatATATAAGAAAAGTCTATACTACAAAACTTTCTTACATAAACTTTTACAAACACTGATATGGCATGGTGTGTAAATAAATCTATATTTCCTGTAACTAccattaatattatattttgactaaatcaaacggttgagagtTTTGTAGATGTAGCAGTGTTAGGGTCGGGAAACAAAATGTTGTCCAACTGTCCATGACGCAACACTGTCAGGCGGCTAACGTGGCATGCTTAATTTGGGGCCTTACCATCTTTAACCTGCAAGTTCTACGCTGATATTGACACTTGTATCGGCACTACCATGATACTACTATCCATGCACGGGAGCGAGAGAAAAGTCTATAATTTGTTGCACCTTTCTAACAAATCAGAATGGTTGATGAAGAATATTAACAGCCTGTGGAAGACACCAAACCATGATCACTGAATAATTAAGATGTTGGAAGCATATATACCTGAAACTGAATAATCTTTAACCTGCAAGCTGAACAGGCCAGAGCACCTCCGCCGCAAAGCACACGGCATGCTATATCTGACAAACAAACAAGCAGTTTCAGTGTTACTGATAATTCTTCCTAGAGTGAATTTGAGAACAATTTGCAGGAGGACCACTCGTCGCGATCACTGAACAATTCGAGTTCATCAGTCTCCACGTTGCCCGACGCAGTGCATTCTCTAAAAAGCTTCAGATACTCTAACGTCGCGATATCTACCGTTTTGGTATAAGTTGGTTGCACTCGTTCAAAGTTGATCAGCTTCTTCGAATTTCTTCTAATGATGATTAATTAGCATCCAATGGTTTGAGTTTTGCTGACTTCAGCAGATCATTCGTCAAAACAACGACATATACCTGAAACCGACATAGACGTGCTTCAAAAATACCTGCATTTCAGTCTATTCTTGCCCCGACATAGACGTCCTTCAAAAATACCCGCATTTCAGTCTATTCTTGCCGAGGTGAAGtataaacaataaaaaaaggaaactaTCAACTCAGAGAATCCAAAGTCAGGATGCATATTTTCTACTATTCTAGAAGGAAACTGGAGAGAAATCTGATGGCCTTATAGACGTTTAGCTCAGTTTCAgtattactcccttcgtttcacaatgtaagttattctagcatttctcacatttatattaatattaatgaatctagacatatatatctatttagattcattaatattaatataaatatagaaaatattagaatgacttacatattctgaaacggaggaagtatcaggTAAGATCTGAACAGAAACAGCCTGAGAGCTGATACCATTAATTGGTAGCGAACCATATTTGGGCTTGCCCAAACGTGAAGCGTGGGCTTGGATTGTGCATCGGACGGCCCATGAATTTGGGCTCCTACTCCGACTGTAAGCCCAACACGGCCTGCAGAAATGATCATCTTCGTCCTAACTGAAGCTTACAGTTCATTATTATTAGCACTGTCTCTTTAATCTCTAGCTAGCCCAGACATGATTATGAGCTGGAAGAAATTTGACAAAGCAatctatccatccatcaatCCGTTAATTCCTGCGTCAATTTTGGCATCCTGCAGGTTCAACCCCCGACACGGTACGTTTTGTTTAAGCAAAAGCACAGGCGACAAAGCCAAGCCAAAGATTAACAACAAAAATTGTTCCTTCCTAGCAGTAGCTGCATGTAAAAAATATACAGCTATATATAGATTATCTAGGAGACTATAACATCATTCACATGCCAACATGGCTAGCTACATCTCTATCGACCGACCGGCCATCTATCTCGCGATGTGTAGAGCTATAAACAAACAGCTCTTGGCTTATGACTGATCAACACGGATTAGCAGCTTGATTAGCGTAGATCGATCCGTCGTCGAGGGAGATCGATCGATACGGTTAATTAGGGAAGGAAACGTTTAGACAAAGCGTAGCAGCGTGTCAGTGTGACTCAGAGCAGCAGGTGGCTGGTAAAGTTgttaaatatgtgtatgcatttAGTCTTTTAACAAACTCtaaaaaatacataagaaatcctgctaaaatttaaaaatattactaaattgctaaaattttgataaaattcATTTTAACTACAATCTGAACATGCTGTAGTAATGAATGGACACACACATGTTATTTTGTCTGGATGGATGGTGCGAGTAGGAGATGAGCCGTCACATGAGTTTTGTGGCTAGCTACACGGGACTGGATACCTAGTCTAGTGTGTCTCCACGCCCTAGTGCcatttctttttagaaaatctGCACCGATCCATTTGGAGAAACAGAGAAATGATCCAAACTGTGATCGATCAATGCATCCTCCTCTTATCAACAATACCTCCTCCGTCTCGTATTAAATtcaattttagctatttctatttatcttaaaataaatttacttttaaaataattatttgTATCGAAATTTATAAAAGTATGAAATAACCGTATTGGGAGTAGATAAAGTGAGAGATAGTACGTGGATATTCtaatctttttgttttttattggtATACGTGGGATGGAtggaaaatgaatttattttgtgatggaggtagtactaaactttgatattgctaaattttacTATAATaaggtactccctctgtcccataataagcACAGTTCCCATAATAAGCACAGTTGTGGGTTCCAGTGCCCAACATTTGtctatccgtcttatttgaattctttttataattaatatttttattgttattagatgataaaatataaatagtactttgtacatgacttaatttttaaatttttttataattttttcaaataaaatggacggtcaaatattggacacggaaatttatggctgcacttaaaataggaaTGAATGAGTATAATTATTGTAGTATTAGTATTTTATTATTTGTCAAATGTAAGTCAAAGACCACAATTATTAGGAATGAATGAGTATAATTATTGTAGTATTAGTATTTTATTGTTTGTCAAATGTAAGTTAAAGGCCACAATTATTGTGCCTTACCATGTACTCCTACGTAGTTACTGTGACTTTTTTGTGATATTTAAAGTTTTGAAATTTCATTTTTCGGAGATGAAATTTACGTGGTTTTGTCGGTTACCATGGATGGTTGACAACCTCCCCATGGACGGTATTTGCAAAAGTACGCCTAGTTTGATGCCCACGATGGATGTGCAGCCATAGCTAAGGGAACCGAACAGAACCCCATAGTATTTGTTCCTCCCTCCGTCCAGCGTtatctttttaagaaaaattaaatccagTAACATTTGACTAATAACtatactaattatatatatgataaatattatGTATGTTATATCACTgaattcatattttaaaatagtttcaCGTGATGCAAATTTTATACTTGGTTGGAACAtaacatgaaataaattaattatcaaAACATATCATTAAAAACCgtgtaaaaaatatagtatgCCTCATAAtttaggatggagagagtattattaCTACTACTCCTTTCAGTTATCAAACTCAACATCACACATACTCCACCTGTtccaaaaaatataaatatcgtACTAATCAAGACATATATTATGGTACTATATTGGTTTTTTTACAGAGAGAGTATactactaatacttaattatctCTACCCTATTCAGTAGTAGAGTAGAAGTATGCAAAATTTGTCATATGATCAAATTTTGGTGCGGCTAATTTTAACATAAAAATGAATTGTACTACTGCATTTGTTTGAACGACTCTGGAAACGCGCAGATGATCCAAACATCGCTTGCCATTTCACCGCAATTCGAACAGTGGCACTGGCATCAGTATCACCAGGATGCAATGCAATGCACTGAATCGCAGCGGCCGTGGTTGCAGCGAAACAGGCGTAAAATCGTCTCGTTTAGCGAGCCACACAGCTGATCACATGTGCGTGGATGTGCGCGCGCAGCAAAAATATTCGCCGCTAAACGAGAAAGCCTAACCTAGGGCGTAGGCTAGGCTGGGCTACTGCTGCTTCTGATAACGAATCGGTTAAACTTTAGCCCATGTCTCATAAACATAccccctccgtaaaaaaaaaaaaaagttaaaccctagatttccgtgtccaattttaattgtgcgtcttatatgaaatttttttataatttatattttcattgttgttagatgataaaacatgattaatattttatacgtgacttgtctttttaattttttcataattttttcaaataagacggacggtcaaacgttgggcacggaaaccagagtttgtctttttttgaaacagagggagtaagtcTCTAGAGGAGTGACTTATGCTTCTGTAAGAGGGACACTTTAGTCCCTAGTTCGCAAACACCCCCTATGCCTAAACGGAGATGGATCCATCCCGTCCCATTGTGTCATGTCGTGTCGGCTACGTGCTTCATCCATTTTTTCCGTTGCATCGTTCCAATTGCATCAAGGCTTggtggttgtgtttagttcatttcaaagttgtaagtttgggttaaaattggtacgatatgactgaaaagttgtgtgtatgacaggttgatgtgatggaaaaagttagaagtttggatctaaacacagccttagttacTAACTTTTTCCTcaaacttctatttttttatcacatcaaaattttcctacacacaaactttcaacttttccgtcacatcgttccaattataacaaaacttctaattttgatgtgaattaaacacaccccTAAGCGGAGATTTTACTTCAGTCATCGCATTTGTGAAAATTTAGAAGTTTTAAATTGTTTGGATACCTCTTGTAAGCATACGATTGGTTCGAAATGATTTAGATTTCTGAGTATTTGGAATTGGTGTGATTTGTGCAGTTGAGATCGTTCGTTTAGATAATTCATCGGAAATATTGTTTTCTCCGTCGGCGGTATAATTCTGATGGAGGAAGCAAACTTTCCGATGAAAAACGATGGGTGAGATAGGTGAGAGATAGAGTAACATCTTAGCGTCCCATTGATTTGgagaaaataattagaattttggagaattttaatcctataaaaaaaatcctatgaagcactttgaaacaaatgattgaatcctattcaatcatttgaaattcctatggaatggacattTCTatgtagattttggaggaaatatagcaagagcttcaacctcttggtaactttccttGGAGTCTACCTCTCTCAttcaattcctgtgtttttcctgcggttcaatcaaacagtcattctatgtgtttttcctacgttttgcaatcctctattttacacttacattcctatcaaaatcatgttttttcttattcctacattttctcaatcctgcgattcaaaggggcccttagtaaCTTTCTGAAAAatgatactccatccattccttccataatataagacataactaatttttaatttatttcatcaTAATATGTGACGTGCGTGCATGTCATTAACTAGCACATCTTTTtgactaaatttttttatttaaatattttactatcaagatctctaattttattaggtgcatctattctaTTTATTAGGGTAATCCTAACTATGatgtgataataattatttactCGTCTTTGGATTAAGATTGgttatatatcttatatattagaatggagagagtatactGTTCCTTCTAAAAAAATGGAGATAGTATACTTTATTGTGGATAAAAGATTTGCGCAATGGTGGCAGACCAGACGGTAGCGTCCGCACACGGGAGGGCAAACTGCCGACACGACCCCTCCCCGGCGCTCCCAACCGACGAAACAATCACGGGCACGATTCCTTCGCTACTGTGTGACTGACACGTGGGGGCCACCGAGCCAGTTATACTAGCTGGACCTATATCAGTACTCCATCcgttaaaaaataaatagtacaTGTGACATATTATAGTAATACGTATTTAAACAGTAAgagtgtttagttcacgtcaaaattaaaaatttggttaaaattgaaacgatgtgacgaaaaagttagaagtttgtgtgtgtaggaaagttttggaattaattctaaactttttcttcgaacttccaactttttctatCAGATCAAAACTTTCCCATAcacgtaaacttccaacttttctatcacatcgtttcatttttaaccatattttcaattttggcgtgaactaaacacacccaaagttATAagtatctagattcgtagtactataaTATTTAACGTCCAAtactatattattttttttattggacgAAGAAAGTACTCAGTATATCATCCACACGTCGCTCTATTCTCATTGACGTGATTACTCCATTC of the Oryza sativa Japonica Group chromosome 2, ASM3414082v1 genome contains:
- the LOC107278159 gene encoding NAC domain-containing protein 21/22 codes for the protein MSWSLSLSMVEARLPPGFRFHPRDDELVVDYLSGKLRSGDGGAASGGGAAGAGCPTPTLIDVDLNKCEPWDLPEIACIGGKEWYFYNLKDRKYARGQRTNRATESGYWKATGKDREITRKGSLVGMRKTLVFYRGRAPKGERTDWVMHEFRQELDHANHHHHLKEGWVLCRVFYKSRTEAVAAPTMESTLPPRYINGGTSRSPLPPLVDSSISFNHGGYEEVLPCFSSSHHQQPSPASMNASAAADDDQDYHHLSEGQRHYSDKKMMRDVQNDQVTTRFDGHLAVKREMSLKKDLSEDEQVEDYYCLTDNGSSETWNFFQQ